A part of Salvia splendens isolate huo1 unplaced genomic scaffold, SspV2 ctg999, whole genome shotgun sequence genomic DNA contains:
- the LOC121792031 gene encoding quinone oxidoreductase-like, which translates to MLLLSSPSALVARFHRSLLHNPFLPSPSFSGLQIGTAATLRPIRCSSNMVKAIRIHEHGRPEVLKWEDVEIGEPKEGEIKVKTKAIGLNFIDVYFRKGFYKAPTMPFTPGMEAVGVVTAVGPGLTGTVVGDLVAYAGNPMGAYAEEQILPSERVVPVPQSIDPVIAASIMLKGMTAEFLVRRCFKVEPGHTVLVHAAAGGVGSLLCQWANALGATVIGTVSTKEKAAQAKEDGCHHALLYEEDFVSRVNEITSGKGVEVVYDSVGKDTFEGSLACLKVRGYLVSFGQSSGAPDPIPLSALAAKSLFLTRPSMMQYTATRDELLHSASEVFTNVGAGVLRVRVNHTYPLSQAAQAHSDLENRKTSGSVVLIP; encoded by the exons ATGCTGTTGCTTTCTTCACCTTCTGCATTGGTTGCCAGATTCCACCGCTCTCTTCTACACAATCCATTTCTTCCATCGCCCTCTTTTTCTGGACTTCAAATTGGAACTGCTGCTACACTTCGCCCCATCCGTTGTTCATCAAATATGGTCAAAGCGATCAGAATTCACGAACACGGACGCCCTGAG GTTTTGAAATGGGAGGATGTGGAAATAGGGGAGCCAAAAGAAGGAGAAATCAAGGTCAAAACTAAGGCTATTGGTCTCAACTTCATTGATGTTTATTTCCGGAAAGGATTTTACAAGGCTCCAACAATGCCTTTCACACCAG GAATGGAGGCCGTTGGTGTGGTAACTGCTGTAGGTCCTGGGCTTACTGGGACAGTAGTTGGAGATCTTGTTGCTTATGCTGGTAATCCAATGGGCGCATATGCAGAAGAGCAAATCCTTCCTTCTGAAAGAGTAGTCCCCGTGCCTCAGTCTATTGATCCTGTTATAGCAGCATCGATTATGCTCAAGGGGATGACTGCTGAGTTTCTAGTTCGCCGATGTTTCAAA GTTGAACCAGGGCATACTGTCCTTGTTCATGCTGCAGCTGGTGGAGTAGGGTCTCTCTTATGCCAATGGGCAAACGCCCTTGGTGCCACAGTTATTGGAACTGTCTCAACTAAAGAGAAAGCAGCTCAAGCTAAGGAGGATGGTTGCCATCATGCTTTATTGTACGAGGAAGATTTCGTTAGTCGCGTCAATGAGATAACATCTGGTAAAGGAGTTGAAGTGGTCTATGATTCTGTTGGAAAGGATACAtttgag GGCTCGTTGGCATGCTTGAAAGTTCGTGGGTACTTGGTTAGCTTTGGTCAGTCCTCTGGTGCTCCAGACCCAATACCCTTATCGGCTCTTGCTGCAAAATCTCTCTTCTTGACAAGGCCTTCTATGATGCAATACACTGCAACGAGGGATGAACTGCTGCATTCTGCTTCTGAGGTTTTCACAAATGTTGGAGCTGGTGTCTTACGTGTTCGAGTAAATCATACATACCCCTTATCGCAGGCTGCACAAGCCCATTCAGATCTTGAGAACAGAAAAACATCTGGATCCGTTGTGCTTATACCATAA